Proteins co-encoded in one Nicotiana sylvestris chromosome 7, ASM39365v2, whole genome shotgun sequence genomic window:
- the LOC104215531 gene encoding uncharacterized protein: MSYLNRVWVAATVAVVNGHSDHGQKVKSGLKSLHHSKKRFSSSSTSSGADALRPLSGMLGSDVGGFIGSGNGEEKRKQADDSLRQVMYLNCWGQS, translated from the coding sequence atGAGTTACTTGAACCGCGTTTGGGTGGCCGCTACCGTCGCCGTCGTAAACGGCCACTCCGATCATGGCCAGAAAGTGAAGTCCGGCCTCAAATCCCTACACCACAGCAAAAAACGCTTCTCCTCTTCCTCCACTTCTTCTGGCGCCGACGCTCTCAGGCCGTTATCCGGCATGTTAGGATCTGATGTCGGCGGGTTCATCGGAAGTGGAAACGGCGAGGAGAAGAGGAAACAAGCTGATGATTCGCTCCGGCAAGTTATGTACTTGAACTGCTGGGGACAAAGCTGA